The Anastrepha ludens isolate Willacy chromosome 2, idAnaLude1.1, whole genome shotgun sequence genome contains a region encoding:
- the LOC128855882 gene encoding myb-like protein AA, which translates to MHSSSSNNNSNNNNNNGAYKSEYNSWHSNGNAMTAALLQQHQQQQQQHVHQLLQQQQMQQQQQQQQLQQQQQQARISNWICDTNRTHHSLVHNNNISNSSNNICGQQQQQQQQQLHAAYMQHQQPYANYPQPVPTPHPQLPQPHQQQQRQNQQQHQSTCAAAVTTTSTNNCYYAPRMQQQLLNQQQLSPQTQHQHQQQQRSPQQQVPTPMRSPYQAVAASPQPHPHSPSPVPSHTATRTLQQQLAAAAVAAAAARNVTQQHHQATQHQHHQQQHLQQRVSVRGAMPHIV; encoded by the coding sequence ATgcatagcagcagcagcaacaacaacagtaataacaacaacaacaacggtgcCTACAAAAGCGAGTACAACAGCTGGCATAGTAATGGCAACGCGATGACCGCGGCGCTGTTGCAACAgcaccagcaacagcaacagcagcacgtGCACCAattgttgcaacaacaacaaatgcagcagcaacagcaacagcaacaactacagcaacagcaacagcaggcGCGCATTAGCAACTGGATTTGTGATACGAATCGCACACATCACTCGCTTGTGCATAACAACAATATCAGCAATAGTAGCAACAACATTTgtggccaacaacaacaacaacaacaacagcaactacaTGCTGCATATATGCAGCACCAACAGCCATATGCAAATTATCCCCAACCTGTGCCCACCCCTCATCCCCAGTTGCCCCAGCCacaccagcaacaacagcgacaaaatcagcaacaacaccaatCTACATGTGCCGCTGCTGTTACAACCACTTCAACCAACAATTGCTACTACGCACCGCGCATGCAACAACAACTGCTTAATCAGCAGCAATTGTCGCCACAAActcaacaccaacaccaacaacaacagcgttCGCCACAGCAGCAGGTGCCAACACCAATGCGTTCGCCATACCAAGCTGTTGCTGCTAGTCCCCAACCTCATCCACATTCCCCTTCGCCCGTGCCGTCGCACACGGCCACACGCACACTTCAGCAACAATTAGCGGCTGCAGCAGTGGCGGCGGCTGCAGCCCGCAATGTAACGCAACAACACCACCAGGCGACCCAGCATCAGCACCATCAGCAGCAACACCTTCAACAACGGGTAAGTGTCCGAGGGGCAATGCCACACATTGTTTAA